One Cricetulus griseus strain 17A/GY chromosome 5, alternate assembly CriGri-PICRH-1.0, whole genome shotgun sequence genomic window carries:
- the Rcor1 gene encoding REST corepressor 1 isoform X2 gives MEQALGMLFWHKHNIEKSLADLPNFTPFPDEWTVEDKVLFEQAFSFHGKTFHRIQQMLPDKSIASLVKFYYSWKKTRTKTSVMDRHARKQKREREESEDELEETNGSNPIDIEIDPNKESKKEVPPTETVPQVKKEKHSTQAKNRAKRKPPKGMFLSQEDVEAVSANATAATTVLRQLDMELVSIKRQIQNIKQTNSALKEKLDGGIEPYRLPEVIQKCNARWTTEEQLLAVQAIRKYGRDFQAISDVIGNKSVVQVKNFFVNYRRRFNIDEVLQEWEAEHGKDETNGPSNQKPVKSPDSSVKIPEEEDEAASVLDVRYASAS, from the exons ATGGAGCAG GCTCTTGGGATGCTCTTCTGGCATAAGCATAATATTGAAAAATCACTGGCCGATTTGCCCAACTTTACCCCCTTTCCAGATGAGTGGACTGTAGAAGATAAAGTCTTATTTGAACAAGCCTTTAGCTTTCATGGGAAAACTTTTCATAGAATCCAGCAAATG CTTCCTGATAAATCCATAGCAAGTTTGGTGAAGTTTTACTACTCTTGGAAGAAAACAAGAACTAAAACCAGCGTGATGGATCGTCATGCAAGGAAGCAGAAACGGGAGCGGGAAGAGAG TGAGGATGAACTGGAAGAAACAAATGGAAGTAACCCCATTGACATTGAGATTGATCCAAACAAGGAAAGCAAAAAGGAG GTGCCCCCTACTGAGACAGTTCCTCaggtcaaaaaagaaaagcatagtaCACAAGCTAAAAATAGAGCAAAAAGGAAACCTCCAAAAGGAATGTTTCTTTCCCAAGAAGATGTGGAAGCTGTGTCTGCTAATGCTACTGCTGCAACTACGGTGCTGAGACAGCTGGACATGGAGCTGGTCTCCATCAAACGACAG atTCAGAACATTAAGCAGACAAACAGTGCTCTTAAAGAAAAGCTTGATGGTGGAATAGAACCTTACCGACTTCCAGAG GTCATTCAGAAATGCAATGCACGATGGACTACGGAAGAACAGCTTCTCGCCGTGCAAG ccatcaggaaatatGGGCGAGATTTTCAGGCAATCTCTGATGTGATTGGGAACAAGTCAGTCGTTCAGGTGAAAAACTTTTTTGTAAATTACCGGCGTCGCTTCAACATAGATGAAGTTTTACAAGAATGGGAAGCAGAACATGGTAAAGATGAGACCAATGGGCCCAGTAACCAGAAACCTGTCAAGTCCCCTGATAGCTCCGTCAAGATCCCTGAGGAAGAAGATGAG gCTGCTTCTGTCCTCGACGTAAGATATGCATCTGCCTCATGA
- the Rcor1 gene encoding REST corepressor 1 isoform X1 has translation MLVWSPNQNLSEAKLDEYIAIAKEKHGYNMEQALGMLFWHKHNIEKSLADLPNFTPFPDEWTVEDKVLFEQAFSFHGKTFHRIQQMLPDKSIASLVKFYYSWKKTRTKTSVMDRHARKQKREREESEDELEETNGSNPIDIEIDPNKESKKEVPPTETVPQVKKEKHSTQAKNRAKRKPPKGMFLSQEDVEAVSANATAATTVLRQLDMELVSIKRQIQNIKQTNSALKEKLDGGIEPYRLPEVIQKCNARWTTEEQLLAVQAIRKYGRDFQAISDVIGNKSVVQVKNFFVNYRRRFNIDEVLQEWEAEHGKDETNGPSNQKPVKSPDSSVKIPEEEDEAASVLDVRYASAS, from the exons ATGTTGGTCTGGTCACCTAATCAGAATCTTTCAGAAGCAAAAC TGGATGAGTACATCGCTATTGCCAAAGAGAAGCACGGGTACAACATGGAGCAG GCTCTTGGGATGCTCTTCTGGCATAAGCATAATATTGAAAAATCACTGGCCGATTTGCCCAACTTTACCCCCTTTCCAGATGAGTGGACTGTAGAAGATAAAGTCTTATTTGAACAAGCCTTTAGCTTTCATGGGAAAACTTTTCATAGAATCCAGCAAATG CTTCCTGATAAATCCATAGCAAGTTTGGTGAAGTTTTACTACTCTTGGAAGAAAACAAGAACTAAAACCAGCGTGATGGATCGTCATGCAAGGAAGCAGAAACGGGAGCGGGAAGAGAG TGAGGATGAACTGGAAGAAACAAATGGAAGTAACCCCATTGACATTGAGATTGATCCAAACAAGGAAAGCAAAAAGGAG GTGCCCCCTACTGAGACAGTTCCTCaggtcaaaaaagaaaagcatagtaCACAAGCTAAAAATAGAGCAAAAAGGAAACCTCCAAAAGGAATGTTTCTTTCCCAAGAAGATGTGGAAGCTGTGTCTGCTAATGCTACTGCTGCAACTACGGTGCTGAGACAGCTGGACATGGAGCTGGTCTCCATCAAACGACAG atTCAGAACATTAAGCAGACAAACAGTGCTCTTAAAGAAAAGCTTGATGGTGGAATAGAACCTTACCGACTTCCAGAG GTCATTCAGAAATGCAATGCACGATGGACTACGGAAGAACAGCTTCTCGCCGTGCAAG ccatcaggaaatatGGGCGAGATTTTCAGGCAATCTCTGATGTGATTGGGAACAAGTCAGTCGTTCAGGTGAAAAACTTTTTTGTAAATTACCGGCGTCGCTTCAACATAGATGAAGTTTTACAAGAATGGGAAGCAGAACATGGTAAAGATGAGACCAATGGGCCCAGTAACCAGAAACCTGTCAAGTCCCCTGATAGCTCCGTCAAGATCCCTGAGGAAGAAGATGAG gCTGCTTCTGTCCTCGACGTAAGATATGCATCTGCCTCATGA